The DNA segment TCGACGATCGCTTCATACACGGACAGGTGACCGTGGGCTGGAGCCGCAAGCTCCAGCCGGACCGTATCATCCTGTGCAACGACAAGATCGCCGCCGACCCCTGGCAGAGCCGTGTCTACGCCAGTTCCGTGCCGCCCCAGATGCGCGTGTCCGTGCTGGACCGCGAGAGTACGGCCCGCTTCCTGGCCGGAGACGGAATGCTCGACCGGGGCGAGGATATCATCCTCCTGGTGGGATCTCCGATCGACATGCAGGATCTGCATCGCCGCGGTCTGCCGATCGGCGAGGTCAACGTGGGCGGCATGCACTACATGAAAGGCAAGCGGGAGTTGCTCGAATTCGTCTACGTGGACAAGCGGGACCTCAAGGCCCTGCGGGCTCTGCAGGATGATGGTGTGCGACTGGTGGCCCAGACCGTGCCAGGCGTGAAGGCGATCGAGCTGGATGGCGACCAGTTGGCGGAGTTGGAGAACATGCTGTGATGTTCCTGGCGACAGCCGCCGCCGGCGATCCAGGTTTCCCCTGGCTCGCCCTCGGTCTCACGGTGCTGCTCGGTGCCCTGCTCGCCCTGGACGAGACGGCCGTGGCACAGACCTGGCTCAGCCAGCCCCTGCCCGCAGGCATCCTGGCCGGCTTGCTCTGGGGCGAGCCCGGATTGGGTCTGGCGGTGGGTCTGCCGATGCAACTGCTGGCCGTGGGAAACCTGCCCGTGGGACAGACGTTCGCCGGGGACAAGTTGACGCCGGTGCTTGGTCTCGTCGGGGCGGCCGCGGCCATGGGGTGGGATGTGGCCGCGCCGTTCGCCGGGACCGGAGCCGGCGCCGGCCGACTGGGGTGGCTGCTCGTGGCCGCAACCCTGGGCAGCATGATCGGGGACGGCGTGTTACGCTGGGAGCGGAGGTTGCACAACCGCCTCATGCTGGGTGGACTGCGCAGTCTGCGCGACGGCCGCTACGAACACATGGAACGCGCCCACGTGCGCTGCCTGTTGACCACGGCCTTGCGGGGCGGACTGTCGACGCTGTCGTGGTGTCTGCTGGCCATCGTGGTCTGGCTTCCCATGTTCGACCTGGTGCCCGCGCGGCTGTCTCTCGCTCTGTGCATGTTGCCCTGGCTGACGCCGGCGCTGGCCATCGGATCGCTGGGAGAGCTGTACGGCAGCCGGCATGGCCTGCGCTGGATCGCGGGAGGGTTCCTGTTGACGCTCGCCACGGCCTGGGCCCTGGCCGGAGGTGTGGGGACGTGATGGGCGTCGGGAAGAATCCGGCCCTGGTGGACAGACCGGATTGTCGCTGCATGTGGCAGGTTTTCCTGCGGACGCTGAGCCTCCAGGGATCATGGAACACGCAGCGCATGCAGAACCTGGGCCTGGTCTACGCCATGTTGCCGTGGTTGCGGCGGGCGGAGTTGCCGGTGCGGGAGGCGCGACAGTTCTGTCGCCGGCACTACGAGTACTTCAACACCAACCCCTACTATGCGAATCTGCTGGTCGGCGGATTGCTGAGGTTGGAGGAGGAGAACCGGCGGACGGACGGGGCGATGCTGCAGATCGTCCGCAATTTCAAGGATTCCCTGGGCCGGGCGCTGGCCTCGCTCGGTGACCAGTTCGTCTGGTTGGGCCTGCAGCCCACCCTGCTGGTGATGGCGTCATTGGCTGCGGCGTCCGGTTCACACTGGGTTCCCCTGGCGTTGCTGTCGGCGTTCACGCTGGTCCAACTCTCGGGTCGTTACCTGGTCCTGGTCTGGGGCTACGATCTGGGGCTGGAGATCGCCGATCGGCTGGCGTCACCGAAATGGCATCAGGCCATCTGGACGGCGAAGCGCGCCGGCGCCCTGTTCACGGGGGTCCTGGCGGGACTCTATGTCGCCAGGCTGGATCTCCTGCTGCGCGCCGATGGCGAGCGGTCGTTGCTGCTTGCCACGGCCCTGGCCCTGGGGCTGTCGATGACGGCGCGGCGGCGATGGCCAGGCGAGAGCCTGCTGCTGCTGATGCTGCCTCTTGCCGTGGCGATGACCTATCTGTAGATTCCGGGTTTCGTGTCCGATCGCGGGCCCCGGTGGCGTAAAAGGAGCGACTTCTTGAGAACTGCCAAGGCAACTGTAGCCGATCCTGTCGGATTCCACCTGCGCGCCGCAGGACGCATCGTCAAGCTCGCCAAGACGTTCGCTTCGGACGTGACCGTCCGCTTCAGCGGCCGCTCTGCCAATGCCAAGAGCATCATGGGGCTGGCGAGTCTGGCCGCGGACCACGGCAGCGTCGTGGAACTAGAGGTCGCAGGACCCGACGAGGTGGCTGCCACCGAGGCCCTCATCCACCTGATCGAGGTCGAGCTGGCCCACAACGAGAAGCAGGAGGGCTGATCGCTTGCGCATCGTGAGCGGAATCGCCGCGTCCCCGGGTTATGCCGTCGCCCCCGTGCATTTCATCTCGCGCGAGGCGCCAGAAATCGTGCGCCGCGTCATAGCTCCCGGCGAGATCGAGGCCGAGATCGCGCGTCTGGATGACGCCATCGGCAAGGCGCGAGACCAGATCCAGGTTCTGATCGGGAAGCTGGCGAAGGATCTGGGCCCCGAAGAGTCGGCCATCATGGAAAGCCACCTGCTGATCCTGGAGGACGAGCTCACCGTGGGTCGCGCGCGCGAGATCATCCGCGCCGAATCGCTCAACTGCGAGGCGGCCCTGAAGGAGGCCGTCGGCGAGATCATCCGCCAGTTCCACGCGCTTGAGGATTCCTATTTCCGTGAGCGCACCCAGGATCTGCACGACGTGGAAGAGCGCATCCTGCGCATTCTGACGGGTACCGACGACGCGACCGTCGTCGGCCCCACCGCGCCCAGCATCGTGGCGGCCGTGGATCTCACCCCGTCCGATACGGTCACCATCGGTTCGCGCAACGTGCTGGCCTTCGTGCTCGGCGAAGGCAGCCGCACCAGCCATGTGGCGATCCTGGCCCGTTCGCTCGGCGTGCCGGCGGTCCTGGGACTGGGCGACGAAGTCTCCCACCTGATCGACGGGGATCTGCTGGCGGTCGACGGCGAACTTGGCGAAGTGGTCCTGCAACCCGACGCGGAGACCCTGGCCCGCTTCCGTCAACTCGCCCAGCGCGATAGCAGGGTGGCCGCGAAGCTGAGCCACCTGAAGGATCTGCCCGCGGTGACGCCGGACGGCCGCACCGTCAAGATGATGGTCAACATCGAGTTGCCTGTGGAGGTCGACAAGGCGCTGGACTGCGGAGCCGAGGGTATCGGGCTGCTGCGCACCGAGTACATCTATTTCCAGCACCGGACCATTCCGGACGAACAGGAGCAGCTGGCCGTCTACGGCGACATCATGAGGCGCATGGAGGGGCGCCCGGTGCTCTTCCGTACCCTGGACGTCGGCGGCGACAAGGTGCAGCGCTACCTGGGCGTGCGCAAGGAATCGAACCCTTTTCTGGGCTGGCGCGGCATCCGCTTCCTGCTCGCCAACCCACCCCTGTTCAAGTCCCAGCTGCGGGCGATCTACCGGGCCGCCGCCCTGGGGCCGGCGCGCCTCATGTTCCCCATGATCACGGGCGTCGCGGAACTGCGGTCGGCGCGGGAGATCTGCCGTGAATGCTGCGACGAACTGGCCGGCGAGGGCCTGGCGCACGATCCGGAGCTCGAGATCGGCATCATGATCGAGACGCCCGCGTCCGCCATGGTGGCCGACCTGCTGGCCCGCGAATGCGACTTCTTCAGCGTGGGAACCAACGACCTGATCCAGTACACGCTGGCCATGGACCGGCTCAACAGCCGCGTGGCGTACCTCTACCAGCCTCTCCACCCCGGTGTGCTGAGGCTGATGCGAAACACGGTCCAGGCGGCGCATGCGGCCGGCATCTGGGCCGGCATCTGCGGGGAGATGTCCTCGGAGACGCGTTACGCCGAGGTATTGCTCGGACTGGGATTCGACGAGTTGAGCATGCATGCGGCCCAGCTGCCGAAGGTCAAGCAGGTGGTGCGCTGGACGCCGCAGACGGAAGCAGCGGCCCTCGTGGAGGAGCTCTGCGCCTGCGATACGGCCGAAGCTGCGGACCGTCTCTTGACGAGCTATCTGGAGGAGAAGAAGGCACGTCGCTTCGCGAGCAACCGGGAGGGTCGGGTGAATGACTGACTCCGGCTTGGTCAGGATGTTGGCTCTGGTCGGGGACATGGCCGACGACCTCCAGGCCAGTCGCGGATTGGCGGGCCTCGAGCGCGTGGCGCCCCTGCCGCCGCCTCCCGGCGGCTTGTTGATCTGCGGCATGGGCGGTTCCGCCATCGCCGGCGATCTGCTGGTAGCCTACGCCGCGACGCGCGGCTTGCGTCTCTCGGTATGGCGCGACTACGGCCTGCCTGGCTGGGTCGACGCCCGCACGCCGGTGATCCTCTGCAGCTATTCGGGCAACACGGAGGAATGTCTCTCATCTGCGCGCGAAGCGTCCGCGCGTCGTTGCCCCCGGGTCGCCATCTCGTCCGGAGGGGAGATGGCATGTCTCGCCCGGGACGGTATCGACGGTGGCGCGCCCTTTCCCCTGGTGGAGGTGCCGGGCGGCCTGCCGCCGCGCGCGGCGCTGGGATTCGGACTGGGCGCCCTGGCCCACGTCCTGTCCAGGCTGGGCCTGCTGCCCGGCGTCGATGAGGAGATCGCGGCCGCCGTTTCCACGCTTCGCGAAGGTGTGGAGCGTCTGGGACCCGCCTCCGGCCCCGACAGCCCGGCCAAGTCCGCGGCCAGGACGACGCTGGGACGCATGCTGGTGGTCTACACCACATCCCCCGCAGCCCACGCGGCCGGCATGCGCCTGAAGGCCCAGGTCAACGAGAACGGCAAATCGCCCGCCCTGGTCGTACCCTTCCCCGAGCTCGACCACAACGATATCGTGGGCTGGGAGGTGCTGAGGCCCCGTCGCGACGACTTCGTATTGCTGTTGCTCCGGTCCGCGGACGAGAACACGCGCACGTCACTCAGGGTCGATGTGACGCGCGAATTGCTGGCCGAGGAATTTCATACTATCCTGGAGTTCCGGGCCGCCGGCGAGACGATGCTGGCGCGCACGCTATCCCTGGTGCAGTATGGAGATTACTTGTCCTGCTATCTCGCGGAGGCGGCGGGCGTGGATCCCGTGCCCGTCGCCAGGATCGAGATCCTGAAGCAGCGTCTCCAGGCGCTGGGCGAATGAACGAGACGGACCGGCGATACGGCGGTCGGCGAACGCAGGTCCCGCACGACCCGATCAAGGAGCATCCATGGCCTCGCAACATCTCTTCACCAGCGAATCCGTGACCGAAGGCCATCCCGACAAGGTCGCGGACCAGATCTCCGACAGCGTCCTGGACGCCATCCTGGCTCAGGACCCGCATGGACGCGTGGCCTGCGAAACCCTGGTGACCACCGGCCTGGCCATGGTGGCGGGGGAGATCACCACCGAGACCTACGTCGACATCCCCAAGATCGTGCGCCACACCATCCGGGAAATCGGCTACACGTCCGCCGCATACGGATTCGACTCGGAGACCTGTGCGGTCCTGACCGCGATCGACGAGCAATCGCCCGACATCGCGCTCGGCGTCGACAGCGGCGGCGCCGGCGACCAGGGGCTGATGTTCGGCTACGCCTGCCGCGAGACCTCGGAGTTGATGCCCTTGCCCATCATGCTGGCGCATCGTCTGACCCGCAGGCTCGCCCAGGTGCGCAAGAACGGCGAACTGCCCTGGGTCCGTCCCGACGGCAAGGGTCAGGTCACGGTCGAATACGACGGAAGCAAACCCGTGCGCGTCACCACGGTCCTGATCTCCACGCAGCACGACCCCGACACGGCTCATCTGCGGGAACAGGTCATCGAGCACGTCATCGACCCGGTGCTGGCCGCGGCGGATATCGATCACCAGGGCCTCACCTATCACGTGAACCCGACCGGGAGCTTCGTCATCGGGGGCCCGCAGGGCGATTGCGGGCTGACGGGACGCAAGATCATCGTGGATACCTACGGCGGCAGCGCCCCACACGGGGGAGGGGCTTTTTCCGGCAAGGATCCCTCCAAGGTGGATCGCTCCGCCAGCTATGCGGCCCGCTGGGTCGCCAAGAACGTCGTGGCCGCGGGCCTTGCCGACCGCTGCCAGATCCAGCTGGCCTACGCCATCGGCGTCGCCGAACCGGTCTCGGTCGCCGTGCAGTCGTTCGGCACGGGCGCGATACCCGACGAACGCATCGTCGCCGCAGTGCGCGAGGTCTTCGACCTGACCCCGCGCGGGATCATCGCGGGGCTGGACCTCCTGCGCCCGATCTACCGGGCGACGGCCGCCTATGGCCACTTCGGACGCGAGGCCCGCGTGTTCCCGTGGGAGGGCACCGATCGCGCGGAGGCCTTGATAAGCAGCGCCGGCTGATCCGCGCGTCTCGACGACAACAGCAAAAGAAGAGGCGTCGCCGGATCCGGCGGCGCCTCTCGTTCGTCTCACGTCCCGGTCGCCGCTATCTGGTCGGCAGCTCCACATGGACCGTGACCGTGTCGAATCTGGTGACGTTCGTATGGGTGTCGAAGACGGTCACTCTCACCATGCGATCGCCGACGTCGTCCGTGTTGAAGACATGCCTCGGCTCGCGCACCGGATAGACGCTGCCCAGGATGTCGTCCATGTCCCAGGTGAAATTGAACCGTTCGTAGAAACCCCTCTCGGGGTCGAAGCCGCAGAGATCGGCGACCACGGACAGGGCGACCAGGCCGTCGTCGCTAGCGTCTGGCAGGTGTCCGAACGATACGTCGGCGTGCTGGTTCAGCAGCAGCACACGGTCCACGAGACGCCGGCTGGAGTCGTACAGATAGATGGCGCCTACGAAATTCTCCGGCTGTCCCGCCCAGTTCCCGGTCATATGGAAGTTGGTGTGGGTGGGGCCGGCAATGCTGCGGTTGTCCACCCAGATGATCAGAAATCCCCCGGGCGGCAGCACCGTGCTCGCCGCGAAACGCCACTTGTTGGGGATCGAGGTGTCGTTGGTAAGCGACCAGTTGGTGAGCGATACCGACTGGGTCGTTGATGGGTTGTGGAGCTCGAGCAGGGGTTCGAAGAGACCGTTCACCGGGTTCGGGATGATCGACACGTTGAAGGCCAGGATCTCGTTGAAGACGACCGTCTGGCGGATGTTGCTGCCGCCGCTGCCGTTGCTCGTGCCCATGGTGGGTGCGGTGAAATAGGCCATGCTGGCCGTGACGGTCGTGTCTTCGCTGGCCTGGATGAACATCGAGTCGGACTGCACCTCGACGAAGATGCTCATCGTGTCGCTGTCGCCGTCCTCGTCCGTCACGGTGGCGAGGACGCTGTAGTCCCCCGGCTCGTTGAAACGGTGGGAGGTGATCGAACCGTTCGCCGTTCCCCCGTCCTGGAAATCCCAGGAGACGTGGAGCGGGGCATTCGCGCCGGTCGGATCAGCGGTAGGGTTGCCGCCGGTGACGAAGGCCACGAATTGAACGTTCACCGGCGCGATGCCGCATTCCACGTTGGCCTCGAGCCTGGTGATCGAGGGTCTGAGATTCCCGTCGTCGCTGCAGCCGACGACCACAGCAATGACCAGGCAGGCCAGCCAGAGGATCAACATGAACTTGCGCATGAGTCGGGCTCCGTAGTCGCGGTGACGTATATAAAGGTCGCGTCGGCAAGGACGCACGGCCTTGACCTGTTCAAATTAAGAAGTTAGGGCAGCCGGGGCAAGGAGTCCAGCGAAAAGGGGTCGGTCACGGCCCGGACATGCCGGTCTAGCGCCTCACCCGCAGGAACAAGGTGAGCGCCAGCGCGCTGTAGGCGAGGTTGCCCGCCCAGGCCGCGATCACGGGGGGCAGCGCCCCGTTGTGACCCAGCGCACGGCCGAAGTTGACGGAGAGATAGTAGCCGAAGCTGATCAGGATGGTCCAGCCGAAGCCGCTGGCCACGGTCGTCTTGCGCGGGCCCGAGGCCAGCAGGATGCCCAAAAACACGACCACCAGATGCACCACCGGAAACGCCAGCTTGAAGTGGAGATCCACCTCGTAGGCGGTCGCGTCGCCGCCGCTGGAGCGGATCGTATGCACGTAGCGCCGGAGCTGTCTGACGTTCATGCTTTCGGGTTTGAGCCTGTCGTCCCGGAAAGCCTGCGGGGTGATGCCGCCGAGTCCGGAAGCCAGGTTCTCGAACCTGGAGATGCTGTCGCCGCCGGCGCTGAACCAGCGGTGTGTGCCGTTCTGGAGCATCCACTGCCCGCCTTCCCACACGGCCGTCTCGGCGTCGTAACGCTCGACGACCCGGGCGCCCGCCAGCAGGTGCGCCCGGAACTCCTTGATCCGGTCCTGTTCCGGCACGAAGGTCCGGGCGTAGTAGAGCCAGCCATCGGTGCCGGTCAACGCGATGTCGTTGGTGGGCCGGATCCGGTCCGGCCGGCCGTGGACCTCGACCTCCCAGATACGTTCCACTTCGGCGTTGGCGCCGGGCAGGACGAATTCGCTCCAGGCCAGGGAGAACAGCGTGGCGATCGCCGCCAGCAGCATCAGGGGACGCGTCACCTGCATGAGGGAGCGACCGGCGGCGAACAGCGCCGTCAGCTCGTTGTAGCGCGCCATCATGCCCACGGAGAAGAGCGTGGCCATGAGCATGCCGATGGGCAGGACCGTGTCGATGATCCAGGGGATCTTGTTCAGGTAGTAGCGCGCCATCATGCCGGGCGTCGCCTTGTTGTCCATGAAGCTGTCCATGTGGTCGAAGAGGTCGACGAGCGTGAACAGGATCAGGGCGCCCAGGATGGTGAACAGGAGGATGCGCAGGAAGCCGGAGACGGCGTTGCGGTGCACGAGTCGCATCAATCGGTCTCCCCGGTGCCGGAACCATCCGCGCGCGGGCGCAGGGTGAACGAGAACAGCGATGACTCCTTCACAGTGCGCAGCAGTACGGGGATGCCTATCAGTGTCAGCGAGGCGTTGGCCATCCACATCGCGAGCGCCGGGTCCAGGCGCCCGCGGTCGGCCAGCTTCTCGCCCCCGATCAGGAAGAGGTAGTAGACCAGATAGAGGCCCAGGGCAAGGCTCAGCGATACGCCCCGGCCGCTGCGGGCGGTGGACACGGCCATGGGCAGCCCCAGCAGGACGAAGACGAGGCAAGCCACGGGGATGGCGAACTTCTTGTGGAATTCCACCATGTAGCTGTTCTCCCGCGCGCGTTGCGACCGTACGACATTCTCCTGGAAACCGGCCGAGCGCGCGGCGCGCCTGGCTTCCTGCCGCGTTCCCTTGAGCAGGTTGCGCCGCTGGGCGAGGTCGGGTGCCTCGGTGCTCCGCTGCCGGCCCAGGAGTTCGCCGCGCGTCCGCGGATCCAGCAGACTCCACTGTCTCTGGGCCAGGCTGCCGGACAGCTCGCGGCTGCGGCTCTCCGTCTTGCGCCTCTCCTCCGCCTCCCGACCGGCGGCCTCCAGCAAGGCCGTCAGGTTCATCTCGCGGTCGCCCCGCGAGGTGCGGTTCGACGCCTGGAGGTTCCGTTCCATGTCCTTGATGTGGAGGTTGTGGCTGTTGAAGCGGGTGATCGTGTACCGGGCCAGGTCGTTGTCGTCGGGCAGGTCGTGGATCTCGCCGTCGTGGAGCTCGATGCGCATGGTGTTGCTGTCGTGCAGCGGGACGATGGTGCCCCAGGCGGCGGTGGTCATCGTCGGCGCGATGTCGCCCGGCCCGTCCTTCTCCAGGATGATCACCTGTTCTATGCGGTTCGTCTTCTCGTCCTTACGCTTGACGTAGATGGTGATGCGGTCGTTGAGTTCGGTGAACAGCTGTTCGCGGATCTCCATCATGGGCCGGACGTGCTTGATGTCGTAGAGCAGGTTGGCCAGCTTGTGGTTCCACTCCGGCAGGACGTAGTGATTATAGGCCGTCATGGCCAGCGTCAACACCAGCGCTCCCCCCAGAAGCGGCCTCAGCAGGGCGTAGAGTCCGATGCCGCTGGCCTTCATTGCCGTAATCTCGTGATCGGCCGCCAGTTGCCCCACGCCCATCAGCACGCCGATGAGCACCGCCATTGGTATGGATAATGCAAACATGTGTCCCAGGCTGAGGATCAGGACCTCCGTAGCCGTCCAGAAGGAAACACCCCGGGTCACGAAAAGCTCGACATACCGGTAGAGTATGTCGATCATCAGCACGAAAGTCACCACGCAGAAGCCGAATACGAATGGCCCGGAGGTCGTGCGGAGCAGATGTTTATTCAGCAGATTCATGGTTGTGGGCTTCGTGATCACTGTCGACGTCCGTGGGCAGCCTGACTCCTTTCGTGGACGTTGGGTGGGGACGTAACCGGCTACGACCGCAGTGTAGTAGGTCGGCAGCGCCAGGACAATAATTGAAAGGGGCCGGTCTCATCCGGCCGTACCGTACGCACGGGAGAGACGCGACCCGATGGGCAGCCGCATCAGCAGCAAGGACTCGTGGTATTGCCGGCTGTTGCCCGCGCCCCTGCTGTTGATCGCACTGCTGTCGGCCGCTCCCGCCTGCGCCGATCCGGATTACGGCGGCCCGATCCTGCCGGGAATCGATCCCCTGATCAACGGTACCCGCGACGCGCGCCTGCTGGGCGTGGACCGTCTCATCGTCCGGGAGCGGATCCTGGAGCAAGGTCCGGACCCCGTGGACGGGGAGGGTCTCCCGGATTACGACAAGCGCATGTGGCATCTGTCCCTCAAGAGGGCCGGGGTGGACCTGAAGCGCATGATCACGGTGGTCGAGCCCGCGAGCTACTACGGGCTGGAAACCGTGTTCAGATACCCCGCCTACCACTTTCTGTTCCAGTCCCCGCAGACGTTGCCCGGCGGCTTCATCTACTACCCGCCGCGCAACGTGGACGCCGTCGAGATCGACCTGTTCGTGGATGACATCGACAACGCGTTCGCGCGCAAGCTGGCGGTGTGCAACGTTCGCAACCGCCTCATGCAGCTCAACGCCTACGGCGAAGGCGGCATCCGCCGCGACGACGACGGCCTGATCAACCTGACCATC comes from the bacterium genome and includes:
- a CDS encoding PTS sugar transporter subunit IIB — encoded protein: MPLVLARIDDRFIHGQVTVGWSRKLQPDRIILCNDKIAADPWQSRVYASSVPPQMRVSVLDRESTARFLAGDGMLDRGEDIILLVGSPIDMQDLHRRGLPIGEVNVGGMHYMKGKRELLEFVYVDKRDLKALRALQDDGVRLVAQTVPGVKAIELDGDQLAELENML
- a CDS encoding PTS system mannose/fructose/sorbose family transporter subunit IID, with product MMGVGKNPALVDRPDCRCMWQVFLRTLSLQGSWNTQRMQNLGLVYAMLPWLRRAELPVREARQFCRRHYEYFNTNPYYANLLVGGLLRLEEENRRTDGAMLQIVRNFKDSLGRALASLGDQFVWLGLQPTLLVMASLAAASGSHWVPLALLSAFTLVQLSGRYLVLVWGYDLGLEIADRLASPKWHQAIWTAKRAGALFTGVLAGLYVARLDLLLRADGERSLLLATALALGLSMTARRRWPGESLLLLMLPLAVAMTYL
- a CDS encoding HPr family phosphocarrier protein, producing the protein MRTAKATVADPVGFHLRAAGRIVKLAKTFASDVTVRFSGRSANAKSIMGLASLAADHGSVVELEVAGPDEVAATEALIHLIEVELAHNEKQEG
- the ptsP gene encoding phosphoenolpyruvate--protein phosphotransferase, whose translation is MRIVSGIAASPGYAVAPVHFISREAPEIVRRVIAPGEIEAEIARLDDAIGKARDQIQVLIGKLAKDLGPEESAIMESHLLILEDELTVGRAREIIRAESLNCEAALKEAVGEIIRQFHALEDSYFRERTQDLHDVEERILRILTGTDDATVVGPTAPSIVAAVDLTPSDTVTIGSRNVLAFVLGEGSRTSHVAILARSLGVPAVLGLGDEVSHLIDGDLLAVDGELGEVVLQPDAETLARFRQLAQRDSRVAAKLSHLKDLPAVTPDGRTVKMMVNIELPVEVDKALDCGAEGIGLLRTEYIYFQHRTIPDEQEQLAVYGDIMRRMEGRPVLFRTLDVGGDKVQRYLGVRKESNPFLGWRGIRFLLANPPLFKSQLRAIYRAAALGPARLMFPMITGVAELRSAREICRECCDELAGEGLAHDPELEIGIMIETPASAMVADLLARECDFFSVGTNDLIQYTLAMDRLNSRVAYLYQPLHPGVLRLMRNTVQAAHAAGIWAGICGEMSSETRYAEVLLGLGFDELSMHAAQLPKVKQVVRWTPQTEAAALVEELCACDTAEAADRLLTSYLEEKKARRFASNREGRVND
- a CDS encoding bifunctional phosphoglucose/phosphomannose isomerase — translated: MTDSGLVRMLALVGDMADDLQASRGLAGLERVAPLPPPPGGLLICGMGGSAIAGDLLVAYAATRGLRLSVWRDYGLPGWVDARTPVILCSYSGNTEECLSSAREASARRCPRVAISSGGEMACLARDGIDGGAPFPLVEVPGGLPPRAALGFGLGALAHVLSRLGLLPGVDEEIAAAVSTLREGVERLGPASGPDSPAKSAARTTLGRMLVVYTTSPAAHAAGMRLKAQVNENGKSPALVVPFPELDHNDIVGWEVLRPRRDDFVLLLLRSADENTRTSLRVDVTRELLAEEFHTILEFRAAGETMLARTLSLVQYGDYLSCYLAEAAGVDPVPVARIEILKQRLQALGE
- the metK gene encoding methionine adenosyltransferase gives rise to the protein MASQHLFTSESVTEGHPDKVADQISDSVLDAILAQDPHGRVACETLVTTGLAMVAGEITTETYVDIPKIVRHTIREIGYTSAAYGFDSETCAVLTAIDEQSPDIALGVDSGGAGDQGLMFGYACRETSELMPLPIMLAHRLTRRLAQVRKNGELPWVRPDGKGQVTVEYDGSKPVRVTTVLISTQHDPDTAHLREQVIEHVIDPVLAAADIDHQGLTYHVNPTGSFVIGGPQGDCGLTGRKIIVDTYGGSAPHGGGAFSGKDPSKVDRSASYAARWVAKNVVAAGLADRCQIQLAYAIGVAEPVSVAVQSFGTGAIPDERIVAAVREVFDLTPRGIIAGLDLLRPIYRATAAYGHFGREARVFPWEGTDRAEALISSAG
- a CDS encoding lamin tail domain-containing protein, with the translated sequence MRKFMLILWLACLVIAVVVGCSDDGNLRPSITRLEANVECGIAPVNVQFVAFVTGGNPTADPTGANAPLHVSWDFQDGGTANGSITSHRFNEPGDYSVLATVTDEDGDSDTMSIFVEVQSDSMFIQASEDTTVTASMAYFTAPTMGTSNGSGGSNIRQTVVFNEILAFNVSIIPNPVNGLFEPLLELHNPSTTQSVSLTNWSLTNDTSIPNKWRFAASTVLPPGGFLIIWVDNRSIAGPTHTNFHMTGNWAGQPENFVGAIYLYDSSRRLVDRVLLLNQHADVSFGHLPDASDDGLVALSVVADLCGFDPERGFYERFNFTWDMDDILGSVYPVREPRHVFNTDDVGDRMVRVTVFDTHTNVTRFDTVTVHVELPTR
- a CDS encoding LptF/LptG family permease, with the translated sequence MRLVHRNAVSGFLRILLFTILGALILFTLVDLFDHMDSFMDNKATPGMMARYYLNKIPWIIDTVLPIGMLMATLFSVGMMARYNELTALFAAGRSLMQVTRPLMLLAAIATLFSLAWSEFVLPGANAEVERIWEVEVHGRPDRIRPTNDIALTGTDGWLYYARTFVPEQDRIKEFRAHLLAGARVVERYDAETAVWEGGQWMLQNGTHRWFSAGGDSISRFENLASGLGGITPQAFRDDRLKPESMNVRQLRRYVHTIRSSGGDATAYEVDLHFKLAFPVVHLVVVFLGILLASGPRKTTVASGFGWTILISFGYYLSVNFGRALGHNGALPPVIAAWAGNLAYSALALTLFLRVRR
- a CDS encoding LptF/LptG family permease, with the protein product MNLLNKHLLRTTSGPFVFGFCVVTFVLMIDILYRYVELFVTRGVSFWTATEVLILSLGHMFALSIPMAVLIGVLMGVGQLAADHEITAMKASGIGLYALLRPLLGGALVLTLAMTAYNHYVLPEWNHKLANLLYDIKHVRPMMEIREQLFTELNDRITIYVKRKDEKTNRIEQVIILEKDGPGDIAPTMTTAAWGTIVPLHDSNTMRIELHDGEIHDLPDDNDLARYTITRFNSHNLHIKDMERNLQASNRTSRGDREMNLTALLEAAGREAEERRKTESRSRELSGSLAQRQWSLLDPRTRGELLGRQRSTEAPDLAQRRNLLKGTRQEARRAARSAGFQENVVRSQRARENSYMVEFHKKFAIPVACLVFVLLGLPMAVSTARSGRGVSLSLALGLYLVYYLFLIGGEKLADRGRLDPALAMWMANASLTLIGIPVLLRTVKESSLFSFTLRPRADGSGTGETD